The proteins below come from a single Rhodohalobacter sp. SW132 genomic window:
- a CDS encoding acetyl-CoA C-acyltransferase has translation MAQSKKGKEVVFIDGGRTPFLRAGTEFKKLSAYDLGRRAIAGLISRTKLDGEHIDRVFYGNVIQDINTSNVARESSLAAGLPESIPATTVSMACISSNMALTMAKDTIETGNARAAIVGGTEVMSDIPIRFRKKFRQKLLETQRYKSPADYLKFFKNLKPSDLLPEIPSIAEFSTGETMGQSCDKMAAKYDISREEQDAYALRSHLKADQSRDQLLKEIFPVSLNKGESIVKEDNGIRGDSSPEKLASLKPAFIKPHGTVTAGNASFLTDGASAGLVMDRDFALENGYKPKAILRSYSYVARRPGDELLIGPAFAVPKVLDDMKLKLDEIDVFEFHEAFAGQMLTVLKALASDDFAKERLGKSKAVGKVPYDLLNSRGGSLSIGHPFAATGVRMVTTAANRLIDNGGTYALIAACAAGGQGHAMLIERYEE, from the coding sequence ATGGCTCAATCCAAGAAGGGAAAAGAAGTTGTATTTATTGATGGCGGACGAACACCTTTTCTTCGTGCCGGAACCGAATTTAAAAAGCTGAGCGCGTATGATCTCGGGCGCAGGGCTATCGCAGGGCTAATCAGCAGGACCAAACTGGATGGAGAACATATCGACCGTGTATTTTACGGTAATGTGATCCAGGATATTAATACCAGTAATGTGGCGCGGGAATCTTCCCTTGCTGCAGGTCTGCCCGAAAGCATTCCCGCAACGACGGTCTCCATGGCATGTATCTCCTCAAATATGGCGCTCACCATGGCAAAAGACACGATCGAAACCGGTAATGCCCGGGCAGCCATTGTGGGCGGAACCGAAGTGATGAGCGATATCCCGATCCGGTTCAGAAAGAAATTTCGCCAGAAACTGCTGGAAACGCAGCGTTATAAATCTCCGGCAGACTACCTGAAGTTCTTTAAAAACCTGAAACCATCTGACCTGCTGCCCGAAATTCCTTCCATCGCAGAATTTTCCACCGGTGAAACAATGGGACAAAGCTGCGATAAGATGGCGGCGAAGTATGATATTTCCCGCGAGGAGCAGGATGCCTATGCTCTGCGTTCACACCTGAAAGCAGACCAGTCACGGGATCAACTTTTAAAAGAGATTTTCCCGGTTTCGCTGAATAAGGGCGAGAGTATTGTTAAAGAGGATAACGGCATTCGCGGAGACAGTTCTCCTGAAAAGCTGGCATCACTCAAACCGGCTTTCATCAAACCGCACGGAACCGTTACGGCAGGGAATGCCTCGTTTCTTACGGATGGCGCCTCTGCCGGGCTGGTGATGGATCGAGATTTTGCCCTCGAAAACGGTTACAAGCCAAAAGCGATTCTAAGATCATACAGCTACGTTGCCCGGCGTCCGGGTGATGAATTATTGATTGGTCCGGCATTCGCGGTACCCAAAGTCTTGGATGATATGAAGCTGAAACTGGACGAAATTGATGTTTTTGAATTCCATGAGGCATTCGCGGGGCAGATGCTTACAGTTCTGAAAGCTCTCGCCAGTGATGACTTTGCCAAAGAACGCCTTGGTAAAAGCAAAGCCGTTGGAAAAGTACCGTATGATCTGCTTAACAGCCGTGGCGGATCTCTATCAATCGGCCACCCTTTTGCGGCAACCGGCGTGCGAATGGTCACCACCGCCGCCAATCGCCTGATCGACAACGGTGGTACATACGCCCTCATCGCTGCCTGTGCTGCCGGCGGACAGGGTCATGCGATGTTAATTGAGAGGTATGAGGAGTAA
- the fadJ gene encoding fatty acid oxidation complex subunit alpha FadJ: protein MAKHKSILNTEIISGVAIVTLDTPDEKVNKLNEALIEEFSGFLDQLESDEELKGAVLLSGKDENFIAGADIEMFKTRETSEELAELSWTGHEILLRVEQCKKPIVAGIHGSCMGGGTELALACHYRIVSDHSDTKIGLPEVKLGLLPGMGGTQRLPRLIGLQKALPYLLTGKNMYPRHARRTGFANEVVHRHALKDAGISVVNKRTEKTAKHPDKRSLAEKALESNPLTRKVIFSQARKQTIGKTRGNYPAPFKIIESVEYGYKNGFEKGLKNESKLFGELAVTPESRALVQLFFAMNRAKKNPFEKKAKEVKNIGVLGAGLMGSGITEVSVEDGIHVWLKDQSLENAAKGEADIDENLQEKIDKKIISSFEKDELMSRIHPTTSYENFDQIDLVIEAVFEDLELKQKIVKEVEENSSEHTIFASNTSSLPISDIAAKAKRPENILGMHYFSPVQKMPLLEIIKTEKTADWVIATAYEVGLRQGKTVIVVEDGPGFYTTRILAPFINEALLMLEEGASIEQLDKAMKQFGFPVGPVALLDEVGIDVGAHVAGVLSDTFEERGAKTSKKAAELMEAGYKGRKNNKGFYKYGDGSKKKEINEEIYKFFGGTTRKEFKEIEIQQRLALVMVNEAVHCLGEGILDNATDGDLGAILGLGFPPFLGGPFRYIDREGSGAIVERMEILQTELGDRFKPAGLLTKHAKNNTPFHD from the coding sequence ATGGCCAAACATAAATCGATTCTCAATACGGAAATCATCAGCGGAGTAGCAATTGTAACGCTGGATACGCCAGATGAAAAGGTGAACAAATTGAATGAGGCCCTGATTGAGGAGTTTTCCGGGTTTCTTGACCAGCTTGAATCGGATGAGGAGCTGAAAGGGGCCGTGCTCCTGAGCGGCAAGGATGAGAATTTTATCGCCGGGGCTGATATTGAAATGTTTAAAACCCGGGAGACGTCCGAAGAGCTTGCGGAGCTTAGCTGGACGGGACATGAAATTCTGTTGCGGGTGGAGCAGTGCAAAAAGCCGATCGTCGCGGGAATTCACGGATCGTGCATGGGCGGCGGCACTGAACTGGCCCTGGCTTGTCATTACCGGATCGTATCCGATCACTCCGATACTAAAATCGGTCTGCCGGAAGTAAAACTTGGACTCCTTCCCGGAATGGGAGGAACGCAGCGCCTGCCCCGGCTGATTGGCCTGCAAAAAGCTCTGCCCTACCTGCTCACCGGCAAAAATATGTACCCGCGACACGCCCGCCGAACCGGATTCGCCAATGAAGTCGTACATCGCCACGCCTTAAAGGATGCAGGAATAAGTGTGGTTAATAAACGAACTGAGAAAACTGCAAAACATCCGGATAAACGGTCGCTGGCCGAAAAGGCGCTTGAAAGCAATCCGCTTACCCGGAAAGTGATCTTTTCACAGGCACGAAAACAGACGATTGGAAAGACCAGGGGTAATTATCCCGCACCGTTTAAAATTATTGAATCTGTGGAGTACGGTTACAAAAACGGGTTCGAAAAAGGCTTGAAAAATGAATCGAAACTGTTTGGAGAGCTGGCCGTTACGCCGGAATCCCGTGCGCTCGTGCAGCTCTTCTTCGCGATGAACAGGGCGAAGAAAAACCCGTTTGAAAAGAAAGCAAAAGAGGTTAAAAATATAGGAGTGCTTGGTGCCGGGCTGATGGGATCAGGCATCACCGAAGTTTCAGTTGAGGATGGAATTCACGTCTGGCTGAAAGATCAGTCGCTTGAAAATGCGGCGAAAGGCGAGGCAGATATTGATGAAAACCTTCAGGAGAAAATCGATAAAAAGATTATTTCATCCTTTGAAAAAGATGAGCTGATGAGCCGGATCCATCCGACCACCAGCTATGAAAATTTTGACCAGATCGATTTGGTAATCGAGGCAGTTTTTGAGGATCTGGAACTGAAACAGAAGATTGTGAAAGAGGTGGAAGAGAATTCATCTGAACATACGATTTTTGCATCTAACACATCCTCGCTGCCGATCAGCGATATTGCAGCCAAAGCCAAACGCCCGGAAAACATCCTGGGAATGCACTACTTCTCGCCCGTACAAAAGATGCCGCTGCTGGAAATCATTAAAACGGAAAAAACAGCCGATTGGGTGATCGCTACGGCGTACGAAGTGGGGCTGCGTCAGGGTAAAACAGTCATAGTGGTGGAAGACGGACCCGGATTTTACACAACGCGCATTCTTGCACCTTTCATTAACGAAGCTTTATTGATGCTCGAAGAGGGTGCATCCATCGAACAGCTGGATAAGGCGATGAAACAGTTTGGGTTCCCTGTAGGCCCGGTTGCGCTGCTGGATGAGGTGGGCATTGATGTGGGCGCACATGTGGCGGGTGTGCTGAGCGACACATTTGAAGAGCGAGGCGCCAAAACGAGCAAGAAAGCAGCAGAACTGATGGAGGCCGGCTACAAAGGTCGAAAAAATAACAAAGGATTCTACAAATATGGAGACGGCTCGAAGAAAAAGGAAATCAACGAGGAGATCTACAAGTTCTTTGGCGGCACAACCCGAAAGGAGTTTAAGGAGATCGAAATTCAGCAGCGCCTTGCGCTGGTGATGGTTAACGAGGCCGTTCACTGCCTGGGAGAAGGGATTCTTGATAATGCCACCGATGGCGACCTGGGTGCTATTCTTGGCCTTGGATTTCCGCCGTTTTTGGGCGGACCGTTCCGGTATATCGATCGTGAAGGATCCGGGGCGATTGTCGAAAGAATGGAGATTCTTCAAACCGAACTGGGTGACCGGTTCAAACCGGCAGGTCTGCTAACGAAACACGCGAAAAATAATACTCCTTTTCACGACTGA
- a CDS encoding aminotransferase class I/II-fold pyridoxal phosphate-dependent enzyme, whose protein sequence is MDLFDKLEGRPSPLGEFTSDGYGYYTFPRLEGPLGPVMKFNGKDMVVWSVNDYLSLGNHPEVREADAQSAEEYGLSVPMGARLMTGNSTEHEALEKELADFVHKEEALLLNYGYQGIMSVIHALVDRNDFLIYDELSHACIVDGKQLAMAEKSVFKHNDIESLEKQLARADRRRKPNSSILVVTEGVFGMTGDLGKLKEIIALKEKYDFRLLVDDAHGLGTLGDDGSGTGTQLGCQDGIDVYFGTFAKSFALIGAFIASEPRVVEFLKANTRSQIFAKSLPMPIVVSARKRLDLIRKHPEWREKLWENTMALREGLIDIGYNVLPSESPVTPVLTKGSTELCTTIMRTLREDYGVFVSGVAYPVVPRGMVLIRLIPTAGHTKEHIEKTLHAFESIKDLALKNVEERVSA, encoded by the coding sequence ATGGATCTTTTTGACAAACTCGAAGGACGACCGAGTCCTTTAGGAGAATTCACATCTGACGGCTACGGGTACTACACTTTTCCACGACTTGAAGGGCCTCTGGGCCCGGTTATGAAATTTAATGGCAAAGATATGGTCGTTTGGAGTGTAAACGATTATCTGAGCCTTGGAAATCATCCTGAAGTTCGCGAAGCGGATGCTCAATCTGCTGAAGAGTATGGCCTGAGCGTGCCGATGGGGGCCAGGCTAATGACCGGAAATTCAACGGAGCATGAAGCACTCGAAAAGGAGCTTGCCGATTTTGTTCATAAAGAGGAAGCGCTGCTGCTGAATTACGGCTACCAGGGCATTATGAGCGTGATCCATGCTCTGGTTGACCGAAATGATTTTTTGATATATGACGAACTTAGTCACGCCTGCATTGTAGACGGCAAACAGCTTGCCATGGCGGAGAAGTCTGTGTTCAAACACAACGATATTGAGAGCCTTGAAAAGCAGCTCGCACGCGCCGATCGCCGCAGAAAACCGAATTCATCTATCTTAGTAGTTACTGAAGGTGTATTCGGAATGACAGGGGATCTCGGCAAGCTGAAAGAGATTATCGCTCTGAAGGAGAAGTACGATTTTCGTCTTTTAGTGGATGATGCGCACGGACTGGGAACCCTCGGCGATGACGGATCAGGAACCGGAACACAGCTCGGCTGTCAGGATGGGATTGATGTTTATTTCGGAACCTTTGCCAAGTCTTTTGCACTGATTGGAGCTTTTATCGCATCTGAACCCAGGGTCGTAGAGTTTTTAAAGGCAAATACCCGAAGCCAGATTTTTGCAAAATCACTGCCGATGCCGATCGTAGTATCCGCCAGGAAACGTCTTGATCTGATCCGAAAACATCCTGAATGGAGAGAAAAGTTGTGGGAAAATACAATGGCACTTCGTGAAGGGTTGATAGATATCGGCTACAACGTCCTGCCTTCAGAAAGCCCTGTAACACCCGTACTAACGAAAGGCAGTACGGAGCTTTGCACAACCATTATGCGAACACTGCGCGAAGACTACGGCGTGTTTGTGAGCGGCGTGGCATATCCTGTGGTTCCGAGAGGAATGGTGCTGATCCGGCTGATTCCTACTGCCGGCCACACCAAGGAACATATCGAAAAAACACTCCACGCTTTTGAGTCGATTAAAGATCTTGCGCTCAAAAATGTGGAAGAACGCGTTTCGGCCTGA